Proteins from one Sandaracinaceae bacterium genomic window:
- a CDS encoding serine/threonine protein kinase, with amino-acid sequence MTSTGASRTPRAIPFGKYLLLERLHVGSATEVFLAKTFGVEGFQKFVALKRMRGHLAHDAAATQRFIDEAKLLGALGHAHITPIYELGKVGPTHYTVMEHVWGQSLKTIIERRAGRREAPVGMAAFVGARLCDALHYAHTRRTDGVAAPVYHGNLEPSNVLVSYEGTIKLIDFALPGAAGDDADALLDGRFAYRSPEQLAGSPLDPRSEVFSVGACVYELLTGRRPDDEGRARPAPAGSEAEKSLLALLTRCMARDRRTRPESTAELQAEFLRSLSIGGQPFTTSRAAEWMRAEFDETLERSKRRLNLYAALRSPEDIDSIRPPASMEDDPFANEPTVITEPAFEEEAAGAWDDAPTQIYFSSDALSSSERPSFAITSTLSSSVKLAPNALTPEPEEQRRERKRRRDSAKKTQDATGPNPIVPRDEAAPPAAGVSTVWYIAGAFALIVIALVGWFATQQSGEGQIEIREREGRPAEAWVDGVMRGQTPLRLEHVGIGTRRVELRSEGLEPVASDILVRPNVTALVELSVVPREQPDPNRPGVLILTTVPWAHVHLDGRPTGRRTPIPDLQVSPGRHLLRLVADDGRSIEEEIFVRPGESLRIVRRFEP; translated from the coding sequence GTGACTTCCACTGGCGCTTCGCGCACTCCGCGCGCCATACCCTTCGGCAAGTACCTCCTCCTCGAGCGGTTGCACGTGGGGAGCGCCACCGAGGTGTTTCTTGCGAAGACCTTCGGCGTCGAGGGGTTCCAGAAGTTCGTCGCGCTCAAGCGCATGCGGGGACACTTGGCGCACGACGCGGCCGCCACGCAGCGCTTCATCGACGAAGCCAAGCTGCTCGGCGCCTTGGGTCACGCCCACATCACTCCCATCTACGAGCTGGGGAAGGTGGGGCCCACGCACTACACCGTGATGGAGCACGTGTGGGGCCAGAGCCTGAAGACCATCATCGAGCGGCGTGCGGGGCGGCGCGAGGCGCCCGTGGGCATGGCGGCGTTCGTGGGGGCCCGGCTGTGTGATGCGCTGCACTACGCCCACACTCGGCGCACGGACGGGGTGGCGGCGCCCGTCTACCACGGCAACCTCGAGCCCAGCAACGTCCTCGTCAGCTACGAAGGCACCATCAAGCTCATCGACTTTGCGCTTCCGGGTGCGGCTGGCGACGATGCCGACGCACTCCTCGATGGACGCTTTGCCTACCGGAGCCCAGAGCAGCTCGCGGGCTCTCCGCTCGACCCTCGCAGTGAGGTGTTCTCCGTGGGAGCGTGCGTCTATGAGCTGCTGACGGGGCGGCGGCCCGATGACGAGGGGCGCGCGCGCCCTGCCCCCGCGGGCAGCGAGGCCGAGAAGTCGCTGCTGGCGCTGCTCACGCGCTGCATGGCGCGCGACCGCCGCACGCGCCCAGAGTCCACCGCCGAGCTCCAGGCGGAGTTCTTGCGCTCCCTGAGCATCGGTGGCCAGCCGTTCACCACCTCACGCGCAGCTGAGTGGATGCGCGCCGAGTTCGACGAGACCCTCGAGCGGAGCAAGCGGCGCCTCAACCTGTATGCGGCGCTGCGCAGCCCCGAGGACATCGACTCCATTCGCCCGCCAGCGTCCATGGAGGATGACCCGTTCGCCAACGAGCCCACGGTCATCACCGAGCCCGCGTTCGAAGAAGAGGCCGCGGGCGCTTGGGACGACGCGCCCACACAGATCTACTTCTCGTCCGATGCGCTCAGCTCCTCCGAGCGCCCGTCGTTCGCCATCACGTCCACGCTCTCGAGCTCGGTGAAGCTCGCACCCAATGCGCTCACTCCCGAACCGGAGGAGCAGCGCCGTGAGCGCAAGCGTCGCCGGGACAGCGCCAAGAAGACCCAAGACGCCACCGGCCCCAACCCCATCGTCCCGCGTGACGAGGCCGCTCCCCCTGCGGCTGGTGTGTCCACCGTCTGGTACATCGCCGGCGCCTTTGCGCTCATCGTGATTGCCCTGGTGGGGTGGTTTGCCACGCAGCAGAGCGGCGAGGGCCAGATCGAGATTCGCGAACGAGAGGGCCGCCCCGCCGAGGCGTGGGTCGACGGAGTGATGCGGGGGCAGACCCCGCTGCGGCTCGAGCACGTGGGCATCGGCACCCGCCGCGTGGAGCTTCGCTCCGAGGGCCTCGAGCCGGTAGCATCGGACATCTTGGTGCGCCCCAACGTCACGGCCTTGGTGGAGCTGAGCGTGGTCCCACGCGAGCAGCCCGACCCCAATCGCCCGGGAGTGCTCATCCTCACGACGGTCCCTTGGGCGCACGTGCACCTCGATGGGCGGCCTACGGGCCGACGCACACCCATTCCAGACCTGCAGGTCTCGCCGGGCCGCCACCTGCTGCGCCTCGTAGCCGACGACGGGCGCTCCATCGAAGAGGAGATCTTCGTCCGCCCGGGCGAGTCCCTGCGCATCGTCCGCCGCTTCGAGCCGTAG
- a CDS encoding response regulator yields MLKPAPQERITLVEAARRVAQTRRACGILVVESDPDQQARAARMLTLEGHRVVGSGSGEGALALLSQWQVDLVLVSERLPGMDGIELAQEIAELMPEVPVVLVVEAGAKEHPAASLVGAVACLTKPFRLEAVRELLRSLDLQPSVAVAPAE; encoded by the coding sequence ATGCTGAAGCCCGCGCCACAGGAACGCATCACGCTCGTCGAGGCGGCTCGGCGAGTGGCGCAGACCCGGCGTGCCTGCGGCATCCTGGTGGTGGAGAGCGACCCGGACCAACAGGCCCGTGCGGCGCGCATGCTGACCCTCGAGGGGCACCGCGTGGTGGGCAGCGGCTCCGGCGAAGGCGCGCTCGCGCTGCTCTCGCAGTGGCAGGTGGACCTGGTGCTGGTGAGCGAGCGCTTGCCCGGCATGGACGGCATCGAGCTGGCGCAGGAGATCGCGGAGCTCATGCCCGAGGTGCCCGTCGTGCTGGTGGTGGAAGCGGGCGCCAAGGAGCACCCTGCCGCTTCGCTGGTGGGCGCCGTCGCGTGTCTCACCAAGCCGTTTCGCTTGGAGGCCGTGCGCGAGCTCTTGCGCAGCCTGGACCTGCAGCCCAGCGTGGCGGTCGCGCCAGCCGAGTGA
- a CDS encoding HAD family hydrolase, with protein sequence MLPPPLPHQIQLLQQVLDRVNVRAADGGLPPIVVFGLDGTLFETRPRTLQILFEFADSVENEAPAVAASLRRLEHGMIRRLLRDTLREVGVVQPLTVRDITNFWYTRFHDSAYLVHDTPEPGAAEFASQVHRAGGGVVYLSARDIPSMLIGSVVALRDHGFPIAEPGVQLAFKPDATLSDEAHKREMLPELARGGEVVAVFDSDPAVCAMAYGYFPDALVGLMDTWELEPPPPESGLSHVRDFRLGS encoded by the coding sequence GTGCTGCCACCTCCCCTGCCCCATCAAATTCAACTGCTCCAACAGGTCCTCGACCGGGTGAACGTGCGGGCAGCCGACGGCGGCCTGCCTCCCATCGTGGTCTTCGGGCTGGACGGAACCCTGTTCGAGACGCGCCCGCGCACGCTGCAGATCCTGTTCGAGTTCGCCGACAGCGTAGAGAACGAAGCACCTGCCGTGGCGGCCTCCCTACGTCGCCTCGAACACGGCATGATCCGCCGGCTGCTGCGCGACACGCTGCGCGAAGTGGGTGTGGTGCAGCCCCTCACCGTCCGGGACATCACCAACTTCTGGTACACACGCTTCCACGACTCGGCCTACTTGGTGCACGACACCCCCGAGCCAGGCGCCGCCGAGTTCGCCTCGCAGGTGCACCGCGCCGGTGGTGGCGTGGTCTACCTGAGCGCACGCGACATCCCCAGCATGCTGATCGGCAGCGTGGTGGCGCTGCGCGACCATGGCTTCCCCATCGCCGAGCCCGGTGTGCAGCTTGCCTTCAAGCCGGACGCCACCCTGTCGGACGAGGCGCACAAGCGCGAGATGCTGCCCGAGCTGGCACGTGGCGGCGAGGTCGTGGCGGTGTTCGACTCGGACCCCGCCGTGTGCGCGATGGCTTACGGATACTTCCCGGATGCGCTGGTCGGGCTGATGGACACGTGGGAGCTCGAGCCCCCTCCCCCGGAGTCCGGCCTGTCGCACGTGCGCGACTTTCGCCTCGGCAGCTGA
- a CDS encoding NAD-dependent epimerase/dehydratase family protein, producing the protein MRVFLTGATGFLGAHLLPALRSAGHDVRVWARASSDVGALGDVEVRRGSLLDEAALTDAMRGCDAVLHAAGGGKVLHIADVYRDNTETTAVLVAAAKRAGVARFVLVSSLAAGGGGERPRVESDPPRPASHYGRSKLEAERRVLAEQEHLHAVIVRPPAVYGPGDTRMVALFAAATRGVVPMVLPSGSLSLVYGADCADALVRALTATVPSGSVYYVADGEPYGRREFASLIGAAVGRRVRVVPIPTAAVVAAGALNEAWGRLRRESVVLSRDKVADIRVPHQTCDASRARAELGWTPRVRFEEGARLTAEAYRRDGWIR; encoded by the coding sequence CTGCGCGTCTTCCTGACAGGCGCCACGGGGTTCCTCGGCGCTCACCTGCTGCCGGCCCTGCGCAGCGCGGGGCACGACGTGCGGGTCTGGGCGCGGGCGTCTTCGGACGTGGGGGCGCTGGGCGACGTGGAGGTGCGGCGTGGCTCGCTGCTGGACGAAGCAGCGCTCACAGATGCCATGCGCGGGTGCGATGCCGTCCTGCACGCTGCGGGTGGCGGCAAAGTGCTGCACATCGCCGATGTCTACCGCGACAACACGGAGACCACCGCCGTGCTGGTGGCGGCGGCGAAGCGCGCAGGCGTCGCGCGCTTCGTGTTGGTCTCTTCGCTGGCTGCGGGCGGTGGCGGTGAGCGCCCGCGCGTGGAGAGCGACCCGCCGCGACCCGCGTCGCACTACGGGCGCAGCAAGCTCGAAGCGGAGCGACGCGTGCTGGCCGAGCAGGAGCACCTGCACGCGGTCATCGTGCGGCCGCCAGCGGTGTATGGGCCGGGCGACACCCGCATGGTGGCGCTCTTCGCTGCAGCCACGCGTGGCGTGGTGCCCATGGTGCTGCCCAGCGGCAGCCTGTCACTGGTCTACGGCGCGGACTGCGCCGACGCGCTGGTGCGCGCGCTGACCGCCACGGTGCCGAGCGGGAGTGTCTACTACGTGGCCGACGGCGAGCCGTATGGGCGCCGCGAGTTCGCCTCGCTGATTGGCGCGGCGGTGGGGCGCCGCGTGCGCGTGGTCCCCATCCCCACGGCTGCGGTCGTGGCCGCAGGCGCGCTGAACGAGGCATGGGGGCGGCTGCGCCGCGAGAGCGTGGTGCTGAGCCGCGACAAGGTGGCGGACATCCGCGTGCCGCACCAGACGTGCGATGCGTCGCGCGCACGAGCCGAGCTGGGCTGGACGCCACGCGTGCGCTTCGAGGAGGGCGCACGCCTGACGGCCGAGGCGTACCGACGCGACGGCTGGATCCGCTAG
- a CDS encoding HIT family protein, with product MSDTIFSKILRGEIPCHRVYEDDLVLAFLDIGPLSKGHTLVIPKEPAVTLDALSDESSAAIGRVLPRLCRALIAVTGVREYNVLQNNGAGAHQAVFHVHFHIIPKPDGAQGLGVKWPAGSLGGPEGAALASLVRTALASA from the coding sequence ATGTCCGACACCATCTTCAGCAAGATCCTGCGGGGCGAGATCCCCTGCCACCGAGTCTACGAGGACGACCTCGTGCTCGCGTTCCTGGACATCGGCCCGCTCTCGAAGGGGCACACACTCGTCATCCCGAAGGAGCCGGCCGTGACCCTCGACGCGCTCTCGGACGAGTCTTCGGCCGCCATCGGTCGGGTGCTGCCGCGCCTGTGCCGTGCGCTCATCGCGGTCACGGGGGTGCGCGAGTACAACGTGCTGCAGAACAATGGCGCCGGCGCGCACCAGGCGGTGTTCCACGTGCACTTCCACATCATCCCGAAGCCGGATGGTGCGCAGGGGCTCGGCGTGAAGTGGCCCGCCGGCAGCTTGGGAGGCCCGGAGGGTGCTGCCCTCGCTTCGCTGGTGCGCACCGCGCTCGCGTCCGCATAG
- a CDS encoding TetR/AcrR family transcriptional regulator, whose amino-acid sequence MSTPRHIKDVLPDSERSQRLWAKDRRQQLIDVTAAIIAREGVDRVRIPEVATAAGVTRPVVYKFFPNRQALLSAVLEDFTDALRDGLRERLVATPPAGPDRNADDFRATVRTFVEVVFDLIDEKGAGGWYLFGTVAPFPELEQTIAEVRERMVRPWHRTIAEVTGCPPATAAVLAQMLVAISRATVQHWIDGAIDRAGALDALMRGTTAIIAEFTVHGPGTRKP is encoded by the coding sequence ATGAGCACACCCCGCCACATCAAGGACGTCCTCCCGGACAGCGAGCGCAGCCAGCGCCTGTGGGCGAAAGACCGCCGGCAACAGCTCATCGACGTCACGGCCGCCATCATCGCTCGCGAGGGCGTGGACCGGGTGCGCATCCCGGAGGTGGCCACCGCGGCCGGCGTGACGCGGCCGGTGGTCTACAAGTTCTTCCCCAACCGGCAGGCGCTGCTCTCGGCGGTGCTGGAAGACTTCACGGACGCCCTGCGCGATGGGCTGCGCGAGCGCTTGGTAGCCACGCCGCCTGCGGGCCCCGACCGCAACGCCGACGACTTCCGCGCCACGGTGCGCACCTTCGTCGAGGTGGTGTTCGACCTCATCGACGAGAAGGGGGCCGGTGGCTGGTACCTCTTCGGCACCGTCGCGCCCTTCCCCGAGCTCGAGCAGACCATCGCCGAGGTGCGCGAGCGCATGGTCCGCCCTTGGCACCGCACCATCGCCGAGGTCACGGGCTGCCCGCCGGCCACCGCGGCGGTGCTCGCGCAGATGCTGGTGGCCATCTCGCGCGCCACGGTGCAGCACTGGATCGACGGCGCCATCGACCGCGCCGGCGCGCTGGACGCCCTCATGCGCGGCACCACGGCCATCATCGCCGAGTTCACGGTGCACGGCCCCGGCACCCGGAAGCCCTGA
- a CDS encoding glutathione S-transferase family protein, whose protein sequence is MPTLYSHPMSTYAQRVHIALLEKGVTWDVKIVDMGKKEHRSPEYLAINPYGRVPALVDGALTLVESSAILDFLEAKHPSPPLQPASPEGRAELHMHIKLCDLQLAGHVGTIIFPKRFIPEARWQRELMANASKQVARHFAILDTHLTHRTWLVDEHFSMADIAYAPFLQFIGMLDVDVPAHVAAYAERLNARPSVQATRPADAPASP, encoded by the coding sequence ATGCCCACCCTCTACTCGCACCCCATGAGCACCTACGCCCAGCGCGTCCACATCGCCCTCCTCGAGAAGGGCGTGACGTGGGACGTGAAGATCGTGGACATGGGCAAGAAGGAGCACCGCAGCCCGGAGTACCTGGCCATCAACCCCTATGGCCGTGTGCCCGCCCTGGTCGACGGCGCCCTCACGCTGGTGGAGTCGAGCGCCATCCTGGACTTCCTCGAGGCCAAGCACCCTTCCCCGCCCCTCCAACCGGCCAGCCCCGAGGGCCGCGCCGAGCTGCACATGCACATCAAGCTGTGTGACCTCCAGCTGGCGGGACACGTGGGCACCATCATCTTCCCGAAGCGCTTCATCCCCGAGGCGCGCTGGCAGCGCGAGCTCATGGCCAACGCCAGCAAGCAGGTGGCCAGGCACTTCGCCATCCTGGACACGCACCTCACGCACCGCACCTGGCTGGTGGACGAGCACTTCTCCATGGCGGACATCGCGTACGCACCGTTCCTGCAGTTCATCGGCATGCTGGACGTGGACGTCCCGGCGCACGTGGCCGCCTACGCCGAGCGGCTGAACGCACGTCCCTCGGTGCAGGCCACCCGCCCGGCCGACGCGCCCGCTTCGCCATGA
- a CDS encoding single-stranded DNA-binding protein, producing MPTTLKSITKKLAGQLDTLTFGAPVAHVYNPLVYAWAPHERYLGLYGRGPKRVVLVGMNPGPFGMGQTGVPFGDVGFARDWLGVAAEVGSPPNPHPKRMVDGFGCTRSEVSGTRLWGWAAERFGTAERFFEEFFVVNYCPLLFMEESGRNRTPDKLPAAERAPLEALCDDALAQMVALLRPEWVVGVGQWARMSAERALAGTDVRVGQLLHPSPASPAANRGWAPQAEAQLRELGIL from the coding sequence ATGCCGACCACGCTCAAGTCGATCACGAAGAAGCTCGCCGGGCAGCTGGACACGCTCACGTTCGGGGCGCCCGTGGCGCACGTGTACAACCCGCTGGTCTATGCGTGGGCACCGCACGAGCGCTACCTGGGGCTTTACGGGCGTGGGCCGAAGCGGGTGGTGCTGGTGGGCATGAATCCCGGCCCGTTCGGCATGGGGCAGACGGGCGTGCCCTTTGGCGACGTGGGCTTCGCGCGCGACTGGCTGGGCGTGGCGGCCGAGGTGGGCAGCCCCCCGAACCCGCACCCAAAGCGCATGGTGGACGGGTTCGGGTGTACGCGCAGTGAGGTCAGCGGCACGCGCCTCTGGGGCTGGGCAGCCGAGCGCTTCGGCACGGCGGAGCGCTTCTTCGAGGAGTTCTTCGTGGTGAACTACTGCCCGCTCCTGTTCATGGAGGAGAGCGGCCGCAACCGGACGCCCGACAAGCTGCCGGCTGCGGAGCGGGCGCCGCTCGAAGCGCTGTGCGACGACGCGCTCGCCCAGATGGTGGCGCTGCTGCGGCCCGAGTGGGTGGTGGGTGTGGGCCAGTGGGCGCGCATGTCGGCGGAGCGGGCGCTCGCCGGGACCGACGTGCGCGTGGGCCAGCTGCTTCATCCGTCGCCGGCCAGCCCGGCGGCCAACCGGGGCTGGGCGCCGCAGGCGGAGGCGCAGCTACGGGAGCTGGGAATCCTCTAG
- the uvrC gene encoding excinuclease ABC subunit UvrC: MSLNDLVQRKLETLPPQPGVYVFYGKQRVVLYVGKARSLRSRVRSYFQPGTSDARAFVARLDQELIDLETFVTGSEKEAALLENQLIKAHQPRYNVKLKDDKDFLSLRINPAAPWPRIDVVRRPRKDGASYYGPYHSATAARQTLRLVNRHFQLRTCTDAELARRVRPCLQYQIKRCPAPCVLPVPREAYLEQVRDVGLFLSGRHDELVKHLERRMGEASRALDFEQAAVFRDQLRAVSRVQEEQRVTSVSGVDQDIVGLHRVADQAEVALLRIREGKLVNVRTFGLRDVSLPDDELLASFVSEFYSMDSAEYPDELLLPAAVEAMDGLAEVLSERRGSRVKVLLPQRGPRVRLLEMARENAQHAFTEKQRADQDVELRLLAVQQKLRLPTLPRRIECIDISHSGGEDTVAAVVALLDGQPDRARYRSFHLQTVSGGDDYGAIYEVLSRRFKRALTGDEAWELPDLLVVDGGRGQLRMALEALRDLGMDGLPLVGLAKEKENVRGDKLVDRIYLPEQKNPIAIHSTPALQMLALARDEAHRSSNRIREQKGTQRRLQSELDSIPGVGAGTRTKLLRTLGSVDAVLRASEAELLAAGANRRQVASIQAHAAAVERVAPTSELAEPTSPKSDHAGAAEPTRVSEPGLLEDSQLP; this comes from the coding sequence ATGAGCCTCAACGACCTCGTTCAGCGCAAGCTCGAGACGCTGCCCCCGCAGCCGGGCGTCTACGTCTTCTACGGCAAGCAGCGCGTGGTGCTCTACGTGGGCAAGGCGCGCTCGCTGCGAAGCCGCGTGCGGAGCTACTTCCAACCGGGCACGAGCGACGCCCGCGCGTTCGTGGCGCGCCTCGACCAAGAGCTCATCGACTTGGAGACCTTCGTCACGGGCAGCGAGAAGGAAGCCGCGCTGCTCGAGAACCAGCTCATCAAGGCGCACCAGCCGCGCTACAACGTGAAGCTGAAGGACGACAAGGACTTCTTGTCGCTGCGCATCAACCCGGCGGCGCCCTGGCCGCGCATCGACGTGGTGCGCCGTCCGCGCAAGGACGGCGCCTCGTACTACGGGCCCTACCACTCGGCCACGGCGGCGCGCCAGACGCTGCGCTTGGTGAACCGCCACTTTCAGCTGCGAACGTGCACGGACGCCGAGCTGGCGCGGCGCGTGCGCCCTTGCTTGCAGTATCAGATCAAGCGCTGCCCGGCCCCCTGCGTGCTCCCCGTGCCACGCGAGGCGTACCTCGAGCAGGTGCGCGACGTGGGCCTGTTCCTGTCGGGCCGCCACGACGAGCTGGTGAAGCACCTCGAGCGACGCATGGGCGAGGCGTCCCGCGCGCTCGACTTCGAGCAAGCCGCGGTGTTCCGCGACCAGCTGCGCGCCGTGTCGCGCGTGCAGGAAGAGCAGCGTGTCACCAGCGTGAGCGGCGTGGACCAGGACATCGTGGGGCTGCATCGCGTGGCCGACCAAGCGGAGGTGGCGCTGCTGCGCATCCGCGAGGGCAAGCTGGTGAACGTGCGCACCTTCGGGCTGCGCGACGTGTCCCTGCCGGACGACGAGCTCCTGGCCTCGTTCGTGAGCGAATTCTACTCCATGGACAGCGCGGAGTACCCCGATGAGCTGCTGCTGCCCGCGGCGGTCGAGGCCATGGACGGCCTCGCCGAGGTGCTCAGCGAGCGGCGCGGTTCGCGGGTGAAGGTGCTGCTCCCACAGCGCGGCCCGCGCGTGCGCCTGCTCGAGATGGCGCGCGAGAACGCCCAGCACGCGTTCACCGAGAAGCAGCGCGCCGACCAAGACGTGGAGCTGCGCCTCCTGGCCGTGCAGCAGAAGCTGCGGCTGCCCACGCTCCCGCGCCGCATCGAGTGCATCGACATCTCGCACAGCGGTGGCGAGGACACCGTGGCGGCCGTGGTGGCCTTGTTGGACGGGCAGCCCGACCGCGCCCGCTACCGCAGCTTTCACCTCCAGACCGTGAGCGGCGGCGACGACTACGGCGCCATCTACGAGGTGCTCTCGCGCCGCTTCAAGCGCGCGCTCACGGGCGACGAGGCCTGGGAGCTGCCCGACCTGTTGGTGGTGGACGGCGGCCGCGGGCAGCTGCGCATGGCGCTCGAGGCGCTGCGCGATCTCGGCATGGACGGGCTCCCGCTGGTGGGCCTCGCCAAGGAGAAGGAGAACGTGCGCGGCGACAAGCTGGTGGACCGCATCTATCTCCCCGAGCAGAAGAACCCCATCGCCATCCACAGCACGCCGGCGCTGCAGATGCTGGCGCTGGCGCGGGACGAGGCGCACCGCTCGAGTAACCGCATCCGCGAGCAGAAGGGCACGCAGCGCCGGCTGCAGAGCGAGCTCGACAGCATCCCGGGCGTGGGCGCCGGCACGCGCACCAAGCTGCTGCGCACGCTCGGCAGCGTGGACGCCGTGCTGCGCGCGAGCGAAGCCGAGCTGCTGGCGGCCGGCGCAAACCGTCGTCAGGTGGCATCCATCCAGGCGCATGCCGCAGCGGTGGAACGCGTGGCCCCGACCTCCGAGCTCGCGGAGCCCACGTCACCCAAGAGCGACCACGCCGGCGCGGCAGAGCCCACGCGTGTCTCGGAGCCCGGTCTCCTAGAGGATTCCCAGCTCCCGTAG
- a CDS encoding 5-formyltetrahydrofolate cyclo-ligase, whose translation MTSDAPPDPDTAALVANDPDFDVYVRQQAKRALRDKMRALRASVPAEMRSKRSLAIAEQLLALPELARASTVLTFLPIKGEPTLEVLHSGLRERGVTLALTRVDPETDTLEVARFDGEDGLVYGSYGLREPPPGAAAVALDAIDVVLVPGLVMDLRGHRIGYGKGHFDRLLVRLPTAFRCGVCYDFQLVGEAPCLPHDVPLHAVVTDQQVVRPDPVAP comes from the coding sequence ATGACCTCTGACGCGCCGCCGGACCCGGACACCGCCGCGCTGGTCGCGAACGACCCCGACTTCGACGTCTACGTCCGCCAGCAGGCCAAGCGCGCGCTGCGCGACAAGATGCGCGCGCTGCGTGCGTCCGTGCCCGCCGAGATGCGCAGCAAGCGCTCGCTGGCCATCGCCGAGCAGCTGCTCGCGCTGCCGGAGCTCGCGCGCGCCAGCACCGTGCTGACCTTCTTGCCCATCAAGGGCGAGCCCACGCTCGAGGTGCTGCACAGCGGGTTGCGGGAACGTGGCGTCACCCTGGCGCTGACCCGCGTGGACCCCGAGACCGACACGCTGGAGGTGGCGCGCTTCGATGGCGAGGACGGGCTCGTCTACGGCTCCTACGGCCTGCGCGAGCCGCCCCCCGGCGCCGCTGCCGTGGCGCTCGACGCCATCGACGTGGTGCTGGTCCCCGGGCTGGTCATGGATCTGCGTGGGCACCGCATCGGCTACGGCAAGGGGCACTTCGACCGGCTGCTGGTGCGACTCCCGACAGCCTTTCGCTGTGGTGTCTGCTACGACTTCCAGCTGGTGGGCGAGGCCCCGTGCCTTCCCCATGACGTGCCCTTGCACGCCGTGGTGACCGACCAGCAAGTCGTCCGCCCCGACCCCGTCGCCCCCTGA
- a CDS encoding cell division protein ZapA encodes MKRTVTLDIAGARYRLSTDADESHLKGLASIVNDRIAQLGPKAQRSAAPAQLLAVVALGLVEDLQEAQRQRGELEGLARDTIARAIERIDLRLSEDAELARRATKVAEQRNPAPSTPPPGDDEPDDL; translated from the coding sequence GTGAAGCGTACGGTCACACTGGATATCGCGGGTGCTCGCTATCGGCTGAGCACCGACGCGGACGAGAGCCACCTCAAGGGGCTCGCCAGCATCGTCAACGACCGCATCGCTCAGCTGGGCCCCAAGGCGCAGCGCTCTGCCGCGCCCGCCCAGCTGCTGGCCGTAGTGGCGCTCGGGCTGGTGGAAGACCTGCAAGAGGCGCAGCGCCAGCGGGGCGAGCTCGAGGGCCTCGCGCGCGACACCATCGCCCGCGCCATCGAGCGCATCGACCTGCGCCTCAGCGAGGACGCGGAGCTGGCGCGGCGCGCCACCAAGGTCGCCGAGCAGCGCAACCCGGCTCCGTCCACCCCACCCCCGGGCGACGACGAGCCCGATGACCTCTGA